The Hevea brasiliensis isolate MT/VB/25A 57/8 chromosome 1, ASM3005281v1, whole genome shotgun sequence genome has a window encoding:
- the LOC110673300 gene encoding LOW QUALITY PROTEIN: 50S ribosomal protein L9, chloroplastic (The sequence of the model RefSeq protein was modified relative to this genomic sequence to represent the inferred CDS: inserted 1 base in 1 codon), translating to MQMEEERIYAEKKREKEEAQQLALIFETVGAFKVKRKGGKGKQIFGSVTSQDLVNIIKAQLQRDVDKRXIILPEIRQTGEYIAELKLHPEVTAWLRLNVYAKE from the exons ATGCAGATGGAAGAGGAAAGAATTTATGCTGAGAAAAAACGG GAAAAAGAAGAGGCACAGCAGCTTGCTCTTATTTTTGAAACTGTTGGAGCTTTCAAGGTGAAGCGCAAAGGTGGAAAGGGAAAACAAATATTTGGAAG TGTAACCTCTCAAGATCTTGTCAACATCATCAAGGCACAGCTTCAGAG GGACGTGGACAAGC GTATTATTCTTCCAGAAATTAGGCAAACAGGAGAATATATTGCTGAACTTAAGCTTCATCCTGAAGTTACTGCTTGGTTGAGGTTGAATGTTTATGCTAAGGAATAG
- the LOC110673343 gene encoding zinc finger protein ZAT5: MDMEAQEEFMGSNDLSQIVKGKRTKRLRSSSSAGMSSSSCSGCGGSGGGGGGETGLVVEEHGSISSPTSCSEIYESTEEEEDMANCLILLAQGDGPRQQLMNDENNSRMENLGARKFPDASTNTTTTTTNKAGFYVYECKTCNRSFPSFQALGGHRASHKKPKSIVVEEKKATLLVSPLLDDLEDCQLNKSSNSTSPDHLQQPLSLHISNKGGSFLGNNKTKIHECSICGSEFTSGQALGGHMRRHRANTANNNNQVVITTTTNTDSSSEDQIKPRNILPLDLNLPAPEDDHHSHRESKFQFASAQQALVFSAPALVDCHY, translated from the coding sequence ATGGACATGGAAGCTCAAGAGGAATTCATGGGCTCTAATGATCTTTCTCAAATCGTTAAAGGCAAGCGTACCAAGCGCTTGAGGTCATCATCATCTGCCGGTATGAGCTCTAGCTCGTGCAGTGGTTGTGGTGGTTCTggcggaggaggaggaggagaaacAGGACTTGTTGTAGAGGAACATGGTTCAATTTCCTCTCCTACAAGTTGTAGTGAGATTTATGAGAgcactgaagaagaagaagatatggCTAATTGCCTGATTTTATTAGCTCAAGGTGATGGTCCCAGGCAACAGTTGATGAACGATGAAAATAACAGTAGAATGGAAAATCTTGGTGCAAGAAAATTCCCTGATGCTTCTACTaacacaacaacaacaacaacaaacaAAGCTGGTTTCTATGTTTATGAGTGCAAAACTTGTAATCGTAGCTTCCCTTCCTTCCAAGCATTGGGTGGTCACAGAGCCAGTCATAAAAAGCCCAAGTCCATCGTAGTTGAAGAGAAGAAGGCTACTCTCCTGGTTTCACCATTGTTGGATGATCTTGAAGATTGCCAATTGAATAAAAGTAGCAACTCTACTAGTCCTGATCATCTTCAGCAACCTCTTTCTCTCCACATATCTAACAAGGGTGGTAGTTTTCTTGGTAATAATAAGACCAAGATTCATGAGTGCTCCATTTGTGGGTCTGAGTTCACTTCTGGTCAAGCCCTGGGAGGTCACATGAGAAGACACAGAGCTAACACAGCCAATAATAATAATCAAGTGGTTATCACTACCACTACTAATACTGATTCTAGTAGTGAAGATCAGATCAAGCCAAGAAATATTTTGCCTTTGGATCTTAACCTTCCGGCGCCGGAAGACGACCATCACAGCCACCGTGAATCCAAGTTCCAATTCGCATCCGCGCAACAAGCTCTAGTGTTCTCCGCCCCAGCCTTGGTGGATTGCCATTACtga